A single region of the Mycobacterium lentiflavum genome encodes:
- a CDS encoding rhodanese-like domain-containing protein: MNASSADVITSPELRTLLESPTAPRVIDVRTPAEFETSHIAGSYNVPFDVVDEHGPAVAQRLDDDADVVQTVTETT; encoded by the coding sequence ATGAACGCATCGAGCGCCGATGTCATCACGTCGCCAGAGCTTCGGACGTTGCTGGAATCGCCCACGGCCCCACGGGTCATCGATGTCCGGACGCCCGCCGAGTTCGAAACCTCGCACATCGCCGGGTCTTACAACGTCCCGTTCGATGTCGTGGATGAACACGGCCCTGCCGTAGCCCAGCGCTTGGACGACGACGCCGATGTCGTGCAGACGGTGACCGAAACCACCTAG